In Candidatus Neomarinimicrobiota bacterium, the following are encoded in one genomic region:
- a CDS encoding CopG family transcriptional regulator codes for MSKTVTLRLKEDTYLKFQKLAKQDNRPLSNFIETAALRFIDESEYIDSFEMAEIEQNEDLNTSINRGLDDANSERGRFV; via the coding sequence ATGTCTAAAACCGTAACCCTTAGATTGAAAGAAGATACCTATCTAAAATTTCAGAAATTGGCCAAACAAGATAATCGCCCGCTATCAAATTTTATTGAAACTGCTGCCCTCAGATTTATCGATGAGTCAGAATATATTGACAGTTTTGAGATGGCTGAGATTGAACAAAATGAGGATTTGAACACGAGTATCAATCGTGGTCTGGATGATGCAAATTCTGAAAGAGGCCGTTTTGTCTGA
- a CDS encoding PIN domain-containing protein yields the protein MIALFDSSDQYHSTAKDFIESNTSELLTSLASVTETMYMLDFNKNAQLDFLEWLLRGAVQIVDIGIDDLDRIKVLLKKYQDLPMDFADACLVYIGEKFNINEVATIDRDFSIYRLHDRIPFRMKLK from the coding sequence ATGATTGCTCTTTTCGACAGTAGCGATCAATATCATTCTACTGCCAAAGATTTTATTGAATCAAATACTTCGGAACTACTGACATCTCTAGCGTCAGTGACAGAAACTATGTACATGTTGGACTTTAACAAGAATGCCCAACTAGATTTCCTGGAATGGTTATTACGAGGAGCGGTTCAGATTGTTGATATCGGTATTGATGATCTTGATCGTATCAAAGTATTGTTGAAAAAGTATCAAGATTTACCAATGGATTTTGCTGATGCATGTCTCGTGTACATTGGGGAGAAATTTAACATCAACGAAGTAGCTACTATTGATCGGGACTTTAGTATTTACCGATTACATGACCGAATTCCTTTTCGGATGAAGCTAAAATAG
- a CDS encoding CopG family transcriptional regulator, with amino-acid sequence MITLRLNPTLEKTVQKTADAFGITKSELVRESIMKYLETLKKPSAWELGADLFGQHASRDGLRSKNRKDLIRQKIQKKST; translated from the coding sequence ATGATAACATTAAGACTAAATCCAACACTTGAAAAAACTGTCCAAAAAACGGCTGATGCATTTGGTATCACTAAATCTGAATTGGTTCGAGAAAGCATCATGAAATATCTCGAAACTTTAAAAAAACCATCCGCATGGGAACTGGGAGCAGACCTATTTGGTCAACATGCAAGTCGGGATGGACTTCGTTCAAAGAATCGTAAAGACTTAATTCGTCAGAAAATCCAAAAAAAGTCTACATGA